A stretch of Brassica rapa cultivar Chiifu-401-42 chromosome A08, CAAS_Brap_v3.01, whole genome shotgun sequence DNA encodes these proteins:
- the LOC103833448 gene encoding uncharacterized protein LOC103833448, translated as MLAHDDGLDNEWKGFTVFPEVNPSPNPNYSFNFLVKKATVESEKSTGSISSRSSAKEDSFRMVLPPAMPPPRDSTVPLPVFPEPMRTRKKLSHQESFLFMTKSLYSKKIFYKEDDFKCNAFCLSLPGVKKHKPVRSSKRKDSMEKKKMITASSFTSVEKYEWSHSWTSTTSLTQDNGRSYFDLPVELLKCCSRGGGKGGRYVQEPASSSFSFDRETEIMAVTRVFSRSSRSDHC; from the coding sequence ATGCTTGCACATGATGATGGTTTAGATAACGAGTGGAAGGGTTTCACGGTTTTCCCCGAAGTAAACCCTAGCCCTAACCCTAACTATAGTTTCAATTTCTTGGTAAAGAAGGCAACCGTAGAGAGTGAGAAATCAACCGGTTCTATTTCCTCCCGTTCTTCCGCAAAAGAGGATAGCTTCAGAATGGTATTGCCACCGGCCATGCCTCCGCCTAGGGACTCCACCGTTCCGCTTCCTGTGTTCCCTGAGCCGATGAGAACTCGGAAAAAACTTAGCCACCAAGAATCCTTTCTTTTTATGACAAAATCTCTCTACTCGAAGAAAATCTTTTACAAGGAAGACGATTTCAAGTGTAACGCCTTCTGCTTGTCTCTACCTGGAGTCAAGAAACACAAGCCAGTTAGATCTTCAAAACGCAAAGACtcgatggagaagaagaagatgatcacAGCGTCTTCCTTTACCTCGGTCGAGAAATACGAATGGTCCCATTCTTGGACATCGACTACGTCTCTGACGCAAGATAATGGTCGGTCGTATTTTGATTTACCGGTGGAGTTGTTGAAGTGCTGCAGCCGTGGAGGCGGAAAGGGAGGAAGATATGTGCAAGAACCGGCGTCTTCTAGTTTCTCGTTCGATAGAGAAACAGAGATTATGGCTGTGACAAGAGTTTTCTCACGGTCGTCGCGAAGTGATCATTGCTAA